AATTTATGTTGATCGTTCACTTTATATTGTACTTCTACTATTATTGTTTTGGTGCATTGAATTGAAAATTTTGATTTTGAGTTTGGGGTTTGATGAGCGTTTCGCTATCCGTAGCATACTTAGAACTGGCCTATCTAGCGGTGACAAAGTTTTAATATTTACAGCAGAACCTATCGTTGATAAAGCTGAAAAAGCTCTACAAATCGTACTTGAATTCCTCAAAAAGTATTTCGAAGGAGTAGAATATGAAGTAATTTCCATTCCAACAAAAGATTTCGAACGATCAGTATCAATGATCGGTGAACGATTAATGAAGCTTAAAAGTTTAGGTTACGACGTGATTTTAAATTTAAGTGGTGGAATGAGAAGCCTGATAATAGAATTGCTCGTAGCATCAACATTGGTGGGTTTAAAGGGGGTTGTGGAGGTTGAATTGGAAAATTTAGAAGGATATTTGAGCTTCACCGTAGACGTCTTAAGGATAAGAGCTCCATTAAAAGAGGAGTATAAGAGCGTTTTAAATGCAATTATAGAAGCTGGAGAAATTAATTTAAGTCAACTGTCAAGGAAGGTGGCGATGGCAAAAAGCACAATACACAAAATCGTTAAGAAGATGATTGAAGAGGGATTAGTGGAATATGAGAAAGTGGGGAAGGAATATCGATTAAAAGCAAAAACAATAGCAAAACTATTCACAAAAATATAAACTTCTTAAAATTTAGTTTACTGTGTAGTTAACTATAAATTGTCGATATACTTTTAGACAAAAGTCGAATTTTCCACGAATAGTTTCACCATCAACTCCATCATCAGCTGGCGCAAAAATCATCAGTTTAATGCAAGTTTTGTTTGTGCCATGATAACTTCTGAATTAATCATGCCAAAAACCTTAAAAGCCCGAGAAAAGGAAAAATAATATCGGAACCCAATAGAGGGAATTGAAAGTGCCAAGTCATATACATTTGAAGTGCACTCCATAACCC
The genomic region above belongs to Candidatus Methanomethylicota archaeon and contains:
- the csa3 gene encoding CRISPR-associated CARF protein Csa3 gives rise to the protein MKILILSLGFDERFAIRSILRTGLSSGDKVLIFTAEPIVDKAEKALQIVLEFLKKYFEGVEYEVISIPTKDFERSVSMIGERLMKLKSLGYDVILNLSGGMRSLIIELLVASTLVGLKGVVEVELENLEGYLSFTVDVLRIRAPLKEEYKSVLNAIIEAGEINLSQLSRKVAMAKSTIHKIVKKMIEEGLVEYEKVGKEYRLKAKTIAKLFTKI